A portion of the Lolium rigidum isolate FL_2022 chromosome 1, APGP_CSIRO_Lrig_0.1, whole genome shotgun sequence genome contains these proteins:
- the LOC124678665 gene encoding RAN GTPase-activating protein 2-like has product MGSPAQDAQSKTFSIKLWPPSESTRLMLVERMTKNLSADSDSIFSRKYGCLGKEEAHENAKRIEEMCFASADEHFKDEPDGDGCSAVQLYAKETSKLMMEVLKRGHTTPAELEAPVVDTPPEPADTVFDISGSTRAFIEADEAKELLSPLTKPGNSYKRICFSNRSFGIGAANVAGPILESIKNQLTEVDISDFVAGRPEDEALDVMRIFSKALQGSVLRYLNISDNALGEKGVRAFEELLKSQYSLEELYAMNDGISEEAAKALSDLIPSTEKLKVLHFHNNMTGDEGALSIADMVKRSPNLESFRCSATRIGSDGGVALAEALGTCTCLKKLDLRDNLFGVEAGIALSKTLPKLPDLIELYLSDLNLENKGTIAIANVLKQSAPRLEVLEMAGNEITAKATQALAECLTAMQSLKKLTLAENELGDDGAVVIAKSLEEGHLDLKELDVSTNMLRRAGARCCAQAITNKVGFLQLNINGNFISEEAVDDVKEILKGGKNSLGLGVLGSLDENDAEGEPGDDDEEGDDEEDGEGGLESKLQNLKVEEE; this is encoded by the coding sequence ATGGGTTCACCGGCACAAGATGCCCAGTCCAAGACATTCTCCATCAAGCTGTGGCCGCCAAGCGAAAGCACTCGTCTGATGCTTGTGGAGAGGATGACCAAGAACCTTTCCGCCGACTCCGACTCGATCTTTTCTCGCAAGTATGGATGTTTGGGCAAAGAAGAGGCGCATGAGAATGCTAAAAGGATTGAAGAGATGTGCTTTGCTTCTGCGGATGAGCATTTCAAGGATGAGCCTGATGGTGACGGGTGTTCTGCTGTCCAGCTATACGCTAAAGAAACTAGCAAGCTGATGATGGAGGTCCTGAAAAGAGGCCATACGACACCCGCAGAACTGGAAGCACCTGTTGTTGATACACCTCCTGAGCCTGCTGATACTGTGTTTGATATATCTGGTAGCACGCGTGCTTTTATTGAGGCGGACGAAGCGAAGGAACTCCTGAGTCCGCTTACCAAACCAGGGAACTCGTACAAAAGGATCTGCTTTAGCAACAGAAGCTTTGGTATTGGTGCTGCCAATGTTGCTGGGCCAATTCTCGAATCCATTAAAAATCAACTCACTGAAGTAGACATCTCAGATTTTGTCGCAGGAAGGCCTGAGGATGAAGCCCTTGATGTGATGCGCATATTCTCCAAAGCCTTACAGGGCTCTGTACTGAGATACCTGAACATTTCTGACAATGCTTTAGGTGAGAAGGGTGTCAGGGCATTTGAAGAGCTCCTGAAGTCACAGTACAGCCTAGAAGAACTCTATGCGATGAATGATGGTATATCAGAGGAAGCCGCTAAAGCTCTTTCTGACCTTATTCCTTCAACTGAGAAGCTCAAGGTTCTACACTTCCACAACAATATGACTGGTGATGAAGGTGCTCTGTCAATTGCTGACATGGTTAAGCGTTCTCCAAACCTAGAGAGTTTCAGGTGCTCAGCAACAAGGATAGGATCTGACGGTGGAGTTGCATTGGCTGAGGCATTAGGGACATGTACTTGCCTAAAGAAACTTGACCTCAGGGACAACTTATTTGGTGTCGAGGCAGGGATTGCTCTCAGCAAAACCCTTCCAAAGCTTCCTGATCTGATTGAGCTGTATCTCAGTGACCTCAATCTCGAGAACAAAGGTACAATAGCAATTGCCAATGTCCTGAAACAGTCAGCACCTCGGTTGGAGGTCCTTGAAATGGCTGGGAATGAAATAACTGCTAAAGCAACCCAGGCTTTAGCAGAATGCCTAACAGCGATGCAGTCGCTCAAGAAGCTGACGTTGGCTGAGAACGAACTCGGGGATGATGGTGCCGTGGTGATTGCAAAATCATTGGAAGAAGGCCACCTAGATCTGAAGGAGCTTGATGTGAGCACAAATATGCTGCGGAGAGCCGGAGCTCGGTGCTGTGCCCAGGCAATAACAAACAAGGTGGGCTTTCTGCAGCTGAACATCAATGGGAACTTCATCTCTGAAGAAGCGGTTGATGATGTCAAAGAGATTTTGAAGGGCGGTAAGAACTCGCTGGGCCTGGGCGTGCTTGGCTCGCTGGATGAGAACGACGCTGAAGGGGAGCCtggagatgatgacgaggaaggggatgatgaggaggatggcGAAGGTGGGCTGGAGTCCAAGTTGCAGAACCTCAAGGTTGAGGAGGAGTAG